One genomic segment of Cervus canadensis isolate Bull #8, Minnesota chromosome 14, ASM1932006v1, whole genome shotgun sequence includes these proteins:
- the LOC122453013 gene encoding 60S ribosomal protein L23a-like produces MKMAPKAKKEAPAPPKAEAKAKALKAKKAVLKGVHSHKKKKIRTSPTFRRPKTLRLRRQPKYPRKSAPRRNKLDHYAIIKFPLTTESAMKKIEDNNTLVFIVDVKANKHQIKQAVKKLYDIDVAKVNTLIRPDGEKKAYVRLAPDYDALDVANKIGII; encoded by the coding sequence ATGAAGATGGCGCCGAAGGCGAAGAaggaagcccctgcccctcctaAAGCTGAAGCCAAAGCAAAGGCTTTGAAGGCCAAGAAAGCAGTGTTGAAAGGTGTCCAcagccacaagaaaaagaagatccgGACGTCACCCACCTTCCGGCGGCCCAAAACACTGCGGCTCAGGAGGCAGCCCAAATATCCTCGGAAGAGCGCCCCCAGGAGAAACAAACTTGACCACTATGCCATCATCAAATTCCCCCTCACCACTGAGTCAGccatgaagaaaatagaagacaacAACACACTGGTATTCATTGTGGATGTCAAGGCCAACAAGCACCAAATTAAACAGGCTGTGAAGAAGCTCTATGACATTGACGTGGCTAAGGTCAATACTCTGATCAGGCCtgatggagagaagaaggcaTATGTTCGACTGGCTCCTGACTATGATGCTTTGGATGTTGCCAACAAAATTGGGATCATCTAA
- the LOC122452978 gene encoding formin-like protein 5 yields MGAPSAPVDRRPEVPADAKRPPPHPAETGRALPHHLLHRYGRPPGTPSSPLNHRGPLPAPAAQAPSSLHHQGQRGREAWRQAGRDTTEVTGRETRQPREAWGGVAGSKPGGSEGVRRRLATARQAQSSGRRPAEANRSRASGGTRRAGKRPSDGEPPAVTPHSPQDATGGSALCGLRLGGRQPWPVPRARRLRWGGGALSTSHHPPPPPPPQPNPRTQPRGNLAGRSGGRGTPETPPPGAGQGWRGRPAEDGGAGGKAEESRLSHPTRTLHAAPRPPPPATVSRGAPPPRRLSLPYLPIQPH; encoded by the coding sequence ATGGGGGCCCCCAGTGCGCCGGTCGACCGCCGCCCGGAGGTCCCCGCCGACGCCAAAAGACCACCCCCACATCCCGCCGAAACGGGcagagccctcccccaccacctcctacaCCGGTACGGCCGCCCCCCAGGGACCCCGTCCTCTCCCCTCAACCACCGGGGCCCCCTACCCGCGCCCGCGGCCCaggcaccctcctccctccaccaccaaGGGCAGAGAGGACGGGAAGCGTGGCGCCAAGCGGGCAGGGACACGACAGAGGTGACAGGGCGAGAGACAAGACAGCCGCGCGAGGCGTGGGGAGGGGTGGCCGGGAGCAAGCCCGGAGGCTCGGAGGGCGTGAGGAGGCGTCTGGCGACCGCGCGGCAGGCCCAGAGCAGCGGACGACGACCGGCTGAGGCAAACAGGTCCAGGGCCAGCGGCGGGACGCGTCGGGCAGGCAAGCGGCCCAGCGACGGGGAGCCGCCAGCCGTCACGCCGCACAGCCCGCAAGACGCGACCGGAGGATCCGCGCTGTGCGGTCTGCGGCTGGGGGGAAGGCAGCCATGGCCGGTGCCGCGGGCAAGGCGCctgcggtggggtgggggcgcgctGAGCAcatcccaccacccccccccaccccccccaccccaacccaacCCTCGGACCCAACCTCGAGGGAACTTGGCGGGGAGGTCGGGCGGAAGAGGGACACCGGAGACGCCGCCACCGGGCGCGGGGCAAGGGTGGCGGGGGCGCCCGGCCGAGGATGGAGGGGCGGGCGGGAAGGCGGAGGAGAGCCGTCTTTCCCACCCGACCCGCACTCTCcacgccgccccccgccccccgccccccgccacagTCTCCCGCGGGGCCCCTCCTCCCAGACGGCTTTCCCTCCCTTACCTTCCAATCCAGCCACATTAA
- the LOC122453345 gene encoding 60S ribosomal protein L23a-like — protein sequence MKMAPKAKKEAPAPPKAEAKAKALKAKKAVLKGVHSHKKKKIRTSPTFRRPKTLRLRRQPKYPRKSAPRRNKLDHYAIIKFPLTTESAMKKIEDNNTLVFIVDVKANKQQIKQAVKKLYDIDVAKVNTLIRPDGEKKAYVRLAPDYDALDVANKIGII from the coding sequence ATGAAGATGGCGCCGAAGGCGAAGAaggaagcccctgcccctcctaAAGCTGAAGCCAAAGCAAAGGCTTTGAAGGCCAAGAAAGCAGTGTTGAAAGGTGTCCAcagccacaagaaaaagaagatccgGACGTCACCCACCTTCCGGCGGCCCAAAACACTGCGGCTCAGGAGGCAGCCCAAATATCCTCGGAAGAGCGCCCCCAGGAGAAACAAACTTGACCACTATGCCATCATCAAATTCCCCCTCACCACTGAGTCAGccatgaagaaaatagaagacaacAACACACTGGTATTCATTGTGGATGTCAAGGCCAACAAGCAGCAAATTAAACAGGCTGTGAAGAAGCTCTATGACATTGACGTGGCTAAGGTCAATACTCTGATCAGGCCtgatggagagaagaaggcaTATGTTCGACTGGCTCCTGACTATGATGCTTTGGATGTTGCCAACAAAATTGGGATCATCTAA